The stretch of DNA CCGAGCCCGCCCCGCCGCCGAGGGGCAGTGAGCCGACACCGGTGGCGCCGGCGAGACCGGGGCCCATGTCGAGAATGGGCAAACGTTTGCCGTACATGCGCTTACTCGGTCACGGCGTCGAGGATGCGACTGCGGTACACATAGAGCAGGCAGAGCACCAGCAACACCGTAAAGAAGAAGAACGTGAAAACCATGAAGCCGGACAGCGGGCGGGCGCCCAGCGTCCAGATGAAAAGGAACATGGTCTCGAGGTCGAACAACAAGAAGATGATGGCGACCGCGTAGTACTTGATGGGTACCGCCTTCACATTCAGCGCCTCGACCGGGAGGGCGCCGCACTCGAAGGGTTCGAGCTTGGTGGCGCTGGCCTTGGGCTTGGGACCAAGCCAGGCGTTGAGGGCCAGCGCGAGGCCC from Gemmatimonas sp. UBA7669 encodes:
- a CDS encoding NADH-quinone oxidoreductase subunit A — protein: MTPYVTFLLYALAIVGFVGLALALNAWLGPKPKASATKLEPFECGALPVEALNVKAVPIKYYAVAIIFLLFDLETMFLFIWTLGARPLSGFMVFTFFFFTVLLVLCLLYVYRSRILDAVTE